In a genomic window of Thalassotalea piscium:
- the lexA gene encoding transcriptional repressor LexA, producing the protein MTELRPLTSRQQQIFDLIKEKISDTGMPPTRAEIANFFGFKSANAAEEHLKALAKKGYIEMLPGTSRGIRLAEEFNEDAGLPLIGRVAAGEPILAQEHVEEHYKIDGNLFHPSADYLLRVSGESMKDIGIFDGDLLAVHQTTDVHNGQVIVARVESDVTVKRFKREGNIVYLHAENADFSPIKVDLTTQHFNVEGVAVGVIRSADWM; encoded by the coding sequence ATGACCGAGCTACGCCCTTTAACATCAAGACAACAACAGATTTTTGACTTGATTAAAGAAAAAATATCAGACACTGGTATGCCGCCAACGCGTGCTGAAATTGCTAATTTCTTTGGTTTTAAATCAGCTAATGCAGCAGAAGAACATTTAAAAGCGCTTGCTAAAAAAGGCTATATAGAGATGTTACCAGGTACGTCTCGTGGTATTCGATTAGCCGAAGAGTTTAATGAAGATGCTGGTTTGCCATTAATTGGACGAGTAGCTGCAGGCGAGCCTATTCTTGCTCAAGAGCATGTTGAAGAACACTACAAAATAGATGGTAATTTATTTCATCCTAGTGCTGATTATTTATTAAGGGTTAGCGGCGAGAGTATGAAAGATATAGGCATTTTCGATGGTGACTTACTTGCCGTTCATCAAACAACAGATGTACATAATGGCCAAGTAATTGTTGCTCGAGTTGAGAGTGATGTAACGGTTAAGCGTTTTAAGCGTGAAGGTAATATTGTTTACTTACATGCTGAAAATGCAGATTTTTCGCCAATTAAAGTTGATTTAACTACGCAGCACTTTAATGTTGAAGGTGTTGCTGTAGGTGTCATTCGCTCAGCCGACTGGATGTAA